A DNA window from Impatiens glandulifera chromosome 7, dImpGla2.1, whole genome shotgun sequence contains the following coding sequences:
- the LOC124944435 gene encoding nuclear pore complex protein NUP133 isoform X1, with the protein MFSPAIKKTSFSSRKDRTLGHASDFPVTPVAENRRLLQDGSVPNRPSTGTPAPWASRLSVLARIPQVKKNENREGSDEIRPVFVGEFPQIVRDEQALLQQKHAPAGESCMVGGMEKGTNLAWIICGGSLFLWNYMSPAASVRCVVLNLPSSFVDDSSMDRNASNNWILSVVNWDNTHPNQEDTAQQNPSAGVVMCNKRTQAIIYWPEIYSEEANSLVTSCASVDELEIASSSCLNSLIACAVPRMRQSCIVLACGSNGELWQFCCSPSRIERRKIYHNILSSQGSDSTQHQRSKGYPRSLLWRFPYVSEETVKQFFVLTDQEIQCFAVKFLEEITILKLWSHVFVGADSDSGIQKNLAGQKRIWPLDMQVDKHGKVITILIATFCMDRLSSSSYIEYSLLTMQYRSGLNSSPLNIEPIHERVLEKKAPIQVVIPKARVEDEDFLFSMKLRVGGKPSGSVIILSGDGTATVSHYWGNSTRLYQFDLPYDAGKVMDASVLPSFEDSEGAWAILTEKAGVWAIPEKAVLLGGVEPPERSLSRKGSSNESSAQEERRNLSLASNIAPRRVNSDVWEAGDKQRGSFATVARRTAQDEESEALLNHLFHNFLLSGQVDGSLEKLRNAGAFERDGETNVFARVSKSIVDTLAKHWTTTRGAEIVALAVVSSQLMEKQQKHQKLLQFLALSKCHEELCSKQNQSLYTIMEHGEKLSAMVQLRALQNSISSVAVHRNSSTEKEFSGCLWDLIQFVGERARRNTVLLMDRDNAEVFYSKVSDLEELFYCLDKQLEYLISTDIPLLLQVQRACEISKACVTLVNNAMQYKNEHHMWYPPVEGLTSWYGRPVVRNGLWRIASFMLHLLNQTSHLDTSTKLEFYSNLKTLAEVSLEAYSGAITAKLERGEEHRGILDEYWKRRDTLLESLYQLVKSYNGTISQEPSEATENQDVTVFRKLSSDLLSIAKRHEGYKTLWNMCCDLDDTELLRNLMHESMGPKGGFSYFVFKQLYEGKLYSKLLRLGEEFQEELTIFLKQHKDLLWLHQVFLHQVSPASETLHELALSQDDTSADDDMADSSTYTGLALNERKRLLNLSKIAAVAGQNAESDAKLKRIEADLKIMKLQEDILNLLPENDEERQKIGNNLLSPLDLIELCIKSSNQIRELSILAFDVFAWTSSSFLSHNRTLLVECWRNAIEQDDWLKLYQASVLEGWSDEHTLQVLRETVLFLASSRFYGPEAKTFEGGFYETLPLRRTASMQENNNNTVEDILMTHKDFPEAGKLMVMAVMLGTKSDDDRVGEEEFTSPME; encoded by the exons ATGTTTTCTCCTGCGATCAAGAAAACCAGTTTTAGTTCCCGGAAGGACCGTACTTTGGGCCATGCTTCTGATTTTCCTGTCACACCAGTGGCTGAGAACCGTCGGTTACTTCAGGATGGCTCTGTCCCTAATCGCCCTTCCACCGGCACTCCTGCTCCTTGGGCCTCTCGACTATCTGTACTTGCCAG GATCCCTCAAGTTAAGAAAAATGAGAACCGGGAGGGTTCAGATGAAATCAGACCCGTTTTTGTTGGAGAGTTTCCCCAAATAGTTCGTGATGAACAAGCTCTTTTACAGCAGAAACATGCTCCTG CAGGTGAGTCGTGCATGGTGGGTGGAATGGAAAAGGGAACAAACCTAGCATGGATTATCTGTGGGGGAAGTCTCTTTCTCTGGAATTATATGTCACCTGCAGCTtcagttagatgtgtagtcctCAATCTCCCCTCAAGCTTTGTGGATGACAGTAGCATGGATAGAAATGCTTCGAACAATTGGATACTTTCTGTTGTTAATTGGGATAACACACACCCTAATCAGGAAGACACTGCTCAACAAAACCCTTCTGCTGGTGTTGTCATGTGTAACAAGAGGACTCAGGCTATTATATATTGGCCCGAAATATATTCTGAAGAGGCCAACTCTCTTGTAACAAGCTGTGCATCTGTTGATGAGCTTGAGATAGCTTCCTCAAGCTGTTTAAATTCATTGATTGCATGTGCAGTCCCAAGAATGAGGCAGTCATGCATTGTCCTTGCTTGTGGGTCAAATGGTGAACTGTGGCAGTTTTGTTGTAGCCCCTCTCGTATAGAACGCAGAAAGATATACCACAATATTTTATCTTCCCAAGGTAGTGATAGTACTCAACATCAAAGGAGCAAGGGGTATCCAAGGTCATTGTTATGGCGTTTTCCATATGTTTCTGAGGAAACTGTTAAGCAGTTCTTTGTACTCACAGACCAGGAAATACAGTGTTTTGCTGTTAAATTTCTTGAAGAGATAACTATCTTGAAGCTATGGTCTCATGTATTTGTTGGTGCTGACAGTGATTCTGGTATCCAGAAGAATTTGGCTGGTCAGAAGAGGATTTGGCCCCTCGATATGCAGGTGGACAAGCATGGAAAAGTGATTACGATTTTGATTGCCACATTTTGCATGGATCGTCTAAGCAGTTCAAGCTACATAGAGTATTCACTTCTGACCATGCAATATAGGTCTGGATTAAATTCTTCCCCATTAAATATTGAACCAATACATGAAAGGGTTCTGGAGAAAAAAGCTCCAATACAAGTTGTAATCCCCAAAGCAAGAGTTGAAGACGAGGATTTCTTATTTTCCATGAAGTTGCGAGTGGGCGGAAAGCCCAGTGGATCTGTCATTATTCTATCTGGAGATGGAACTGCCACGGTTTCACATTACTGGGGAAATTCTACCCGACTTTACCAATTTGACCTACCTTATGATGCAGGAAAGGTCATGGATGCTTCAGTTTTGCCATCATTTGAGGACAGTGAAGGAGCGTGGGCCATTCTTACTGAAAAGGCCGGAGTTTGGGCTATTCCTGAGAAGGCTGTTTTACTTGGTGGAGTTGAACCTCCTGAGCGAAGTCTATCACGTAAAGGCAGCTCCAATGAAAGTTCTGCCCAGGAGGAGAGACGGAACTTATCTTTGGCTAGTAATATTGCTCCTAGGAGGGTGAATTCGGATGTATGGGAGGCTGGAGACAAACAAAGGGGATCTTTTGCAACAGTTGCACGCCGTActgctcaagatgaagaatcagAAGCTTTATTGAACCATCTTTTCCACAATTTTCTCTTGTCAGGGCAGGTGGATGGCTCACTTGAAAAGCTTCGCAATGCTGGTGCATTTGAGCGGGATGGAGAAACAAATGTTTTTGCTCGGGTTAGTAAGTCAATTGTAGACACATTAGCTAAACATTGGACAACAACCAGAGGTGCTGAGATTGTGGCTTTAGCTGTTGTTTCTTCTCAACTAATGGAAAAGCAGCAAAAACATCAAAAGCTTCTTCAGTTTCTAGCCTTATCCAAGTGCCACGAGGAACTGTGTAGTAAACAAA ATCAATCTCTGTATACTATAATGGAGCATGGAGAAAAACTATCGGCAATGGTTCAGCTAAGAGCACTGCAAAATAGTATATCAAGTGTTGCCGTCCACCGCAATTCTAGTACAGAAAAGGAATTTTCTGGTTGTCTTTGGGATCTAATTCAGTTTGTTGGTGAGAGAGCCCGTCGAAATACTGTTCTTCTTATGGACCGGGATAATGCTGAAGTATTCTACAGTAAGGTTTCAGATCTTGAAGAACTATTTTATTGTTTAGACAAACAGTTGGAATATTTAATCAGCACAGACATACCGTTGCTGCTTCAAGTTCAAAGAGCTTGCGAAATATCTAAAGCCTGTGTGACTTTAGTCAACAACGCAATGCAGTACAAAAATGAGCATCATATGTGGTACCCTCCTGTTGAGGGTTTGACATCTTGGTATGGAAGACCTGTGGTAAGAAATGGCCTCTGGCGGATTGCTTCTTTCATGCTTCACTTGCTGAATCAGACTTCTCACCTGGATACATCTACAAAGTTAGAATTCTATTCTAATCTAAAAACGTTGGCTGAGGTTTCACTTGAGGCATATAGTGGTGCTATAACAGCTAAACTTGAGCGTGGAGAAGAACACAGAGGTATACTTGATGAGTACTGGAAAAGAAGAGATACCCTTCTTGAGTCACTTTATCAGCTAGTAAAAAGTTATAATGGAACCATCTCTCAG GAACCAAGTGAAGCAACTGAAAATCAAGATGTAACTGTCTTCAGAAAATTGTCATCAGATTTATTAAGTATTGCTAAAAGGCATGAAGGATACAAAACCCTCTGGAACATGTGCTGTGACCTTGATGATACTGAGCTCCTAAGAAATCTCATG CATGAAAGCATGGGACCGAAAGGAGGTTTTAGTTACTTTGTGTTTAAACAATTGTACGAAGGAAAACTGTATTCCAAGCTTTTAAGACTTGGGGAAGAATTTCAGGAAGAGCTGACTATATTTCTGAAGCAACACAAAGACCTCCTTTGGCTTCATCAAGTATTCCTCCATCAAGTTTCCCCGGCTTCTGAAACCCTTCATGAATTAGCTCTTTCCCAAGATGATACATCTGCAGATGATGACATGGCAGATTCTTCTACATATACGGGTTTGGCTCTGAATGAGAGAAAACGGCTCTTGAATCTCTCAAAAATAGCTGCAGTTGCAg gACAAAATGCTGAGTCTGACGCCAAGCTTAAGCGCATAGAAGCTGATTTGAAGATCATGAAATTACAG GAAGACATCTTGAATCTTCTCCCAGAGAACGACGAAGAGAGGCAAAAAATTGGCAACAACCTTCTATCTCCACTGGATCTTATAGAGTTATGCATAAAGAGCAGCAACCAAATCCGAGAGCTGTCAATTCTTGCTTTCGACGTATTTGCCTGGACGAGTTCCTCCTTCCTTAGCCACAACAGAACCCTTTTAGTCGAGTGCTGGAGGAATGCAATCGAGCAAGACGATTGGCTGAAACTATACCAAGCCTCGGTTCTAGAAGGGTGGAGCGACGAACACACTTTGCAAGTCCTTAGAGAAACCGTTCTGTTTCTGGCATCGTCTAGGTTTTATGGACCCGAAGCCAAAACATTTGAAGGCGGATTTTACGAGACACTTCCTTTAAGAAGAACAGCATCGAtgcaagaaaataataataatacggTTGAAGATATTCTGATGACACATAAAGACTTCCCCGAAGCTGGAAAGTTGATGGTCATGGCAGTTATGCTTGGAACCAAGAGTGATGATGATCGGGTCGGTGAAGAAGAGTTTACGAGTCCGATGGAATGA
- the LOC124944435 gene encoding nuclear pore complex protein NUP133 isoform X2 produces the protein MFSPAIKKTSFSSRKDRTLGHASDFPVTPVAENRRLLQDGSVPNRPSTGTPAPWASRLSVLARIPQVKKNENREGSDEIRPVFVGEFPQIVRDEQALLQQKHAPGESCMVGGMEKGTNLAWIICGGSLFLWNYMSPAASVRCVVLNLPSSFVDDSSMDRNASNNWILSVVNWDNTHPNQEDTAQQNPSAGVVMCNKRTQAIIYWPEIYSEEANSLVTSCASVDELEIASSSCLNSLIACAVPRMRQSCIVLACGSNGELWQFCCSPSRIERRKIYHNILSSQGSDSTQHQRSKGYPRSLLWRFPYVSEETVKQFFVLTDQEIQCFAVKFLEEITILKLWSHVFVGADSDSGIQKNLAGQKRIWPLDMQVDKHGKVITILIATFCMDRLSSSSYIEYSLLTMQYRSGLNSSPLNIEPIHERVLEKKAPIQVVIPKARVEDEDFLFSMKLRVGGKPSGSVIILSGDGTATVSHYWGNSTRLYQFDLPYDAGKVMDASVLPSFEDSEGAWAILTEKAGVWAIPEKAVLLGGVEPPERSLSRKGSSNESSAQEERRNLSLASNIAPRRVNSDVWEAGDKQRGSFATVARRTAQDEESEALLNHLFHNFLLSGQVDGSLEKLRNAGAFERDGETNVFARVSKSIVDTLAKHWTTTRGAEIVALAVVSSQLMEKQQKHQKLLQFLALSKCHEELCSKQNQSLYTIMEHGEKLSAMVQLRALQNSISSVAVHRNSSTEKEFSGCLWDLIQFVGERARRNTVLLMDRDNAEVFYSKVSDLEELFYCLDKQLEYLISTDIPLLLQVQRACEISKACVTLVNNAMQYKNEHHMWYPPVEGLTSWYGRPVVRNGLWRIASFMLHLLNQTSHLDTSTKLEFYSNLKTLAEVSLEAYSGAITAKLERGEEHRGILDEYWKRRDTLLESLYQLVKSYNGTISQEPSEATENQDVTVFRKLSSDLLSIAKRHEGYKTLWNMCCDLDDTELLRNLMHESMGPKGGFSYFVFKQLYEGKLYSKLLRLGEEFQEELTIFLKQHKDLLWLHQVFLHQVSPASETLHELALSQDDTSADDDMADSSTYTGLALNERKRLLNLSKIAAVAGQNAESDAKLKRIEADLKIMKLQEDILNLLPENDEERQKIGNNLLSPLDLIELCIKSSNQIRELSILAFDVFAWTSSSFLSHNRTLLVECWRNAIEQDDWLKLYQASVLEGWSDEHTLQVLRETVLFLASSRFYGPEAKTFEGGFYETLPLRRTASMQENNNNTVEDILMTHKDFPEAGKLMVMAVMLGTKSDDDRVGEEEFTSPME, from the exons ATGTTTTCTCCTGCGATCAAGAAAACCAGTTTTAGTTCCCGGAAGGACCGTACTTTGGGCCATGCTTCTGATTTTCCTGTCACACCAGTGGCTGAGAACCGTCGGTTACTTCAGGATGGCTCTGTCCCTAATCGCCCTTCCACCGGCACTCCTGCTCCTTGGGCCTCTCGACTATCTGTACTTGCCAG GATCCCTCAAGTTAAGAAAAATGAGAACCGGGAGGGTTCAGATGAAATCAGACCCGTTTTTGTTGGAGAGTTTCCCCAAATAGTTCGTGATGAACAAGCTCTTTTACAGCAGAAACATGCTCCTG GTGAGTCGTGCATGGTGGGTGGAATGGAAAAGGGAACAAACCTAGCATGGATTATCTGTGGGGGAAGTCTCTTTCTCTGGAATTATATGTCACCTGCAGCTtcagttagatgtgtagtcctCAATCTCCCCTCAAGCTTTGTGGATGACAGTAGCATGGATAGAAATGCTTCGAACAATTGGATACTTTCTGTTGTTAATTGGGATAACACACACCCTAATCAGGAAGACACTGCTCAACAAAACCCTTCTGCTGGTGTTGTCATGTGTAACAAGAGGACTCAGGCTATTATATATTGGCCCGAAATATATTCTGAAGAGGCCAACTCTCTTGTAACAAGCTGTGCATCTGTTGATGAGCTTGAGATAGCTTCCTCAAGCTGTTTAAATTCATTGATTGCATGTGCAGTCCCAAGAATGAGGCAGTCATGCATTGTCCTTGCTTGTGGGTCAAATGGTGAACTGTGGCAGTTTTGTTGTAGCCCCTCTCGTATAGAACGCAGAAAGATATACCACAATATTTTATCTTCCCAAGGTAGTGATAGTACTCAACATCAAAGGAGCAAGGGGTATCCAAGGTCATTGTTATGGCGTTTTCCATATGTTTCTGAGGAAACTGTTAAGCAGTTCTTTGTACTCACAGACCAGGAAATACAGTGTTTTGCTGTTAAATTTCTTGAAGAGATAACTATCTTGAAGCTATGGTCTCATGTATTTGTTGGTGCTGACAGTGATTCTGGTATCCAGAAGAATTTGGCTGGTCAGAAGAGGATTTGGCCCCTCGATATGCAGGTGGACAAGCATGGAAAAGTGATTACGATTTTGATTGCCACATTTTGCATGGATCGTCTAAGCAGTTCAAGCTACATAGAGTATTCACTTCTGACCATGCAATATAGGTCTGGATTAAATTCTTCCCCATTAAATATTGAACCAATACATGAAAGGGTTCTGGAGAAAAAAGCTCCAATACAAGTTGTAATCCCCAAAGCAAGAGTTGAAGACGAGGATTTCTTATTTTCCATGAAGTTGCGAGTGGGCGGAAAGCCCAGTGGATCTGTCATTATTCTATCTGGAGATGGAACTGCCACGGTTTCACATTACTGGGGAAATTCTACCCGACTTTACCAATTTGACCTACCTTATGATGCAGGAAAGGTCATGGATGCTTCAGTTTTGCCATCATTTGAGGACAGTGAAGGAGCGTGGGCCATTCTTACTGAAAAGGCCGGAGTTTGGGCTATTCCTGAGAAGGCTGTTTTACTTGGTGGAGTTGAACCTCCTGAGCGAAGTCTATCACGTAAAGGCAGCTCCAATGAAAGTTCTGCCCAGGAGGAGAGACGGAACTTATCTTTGGCTAGTAATATTGCTCCTAGGAGGGTGAATTCGGATGTATGGGAGGCTGGAGACAAACAAAGGGGATCTTTTGCAACAGTTGCACGCCGTActgctcaagatgaagaatcagAAGCTTTATTGAACCATCTTTTCCACAATTTTCTCTTGTCAGGGCAGGTGGATGGCTCACTTGAAAAGCTTCGCAATGCTGGTGCATTTGAGCGGGATGGAGAAACAAATGTTTTTGCTCGGGTTAGTAAGTCAATTGTAGACACATTAGCTAAACATTGGACAACAACCAGAGGTGCTGAGATTGTGGCTTTAGCTGTTGTTTCTTCTCAACTAATGGAAAAGCAGCAAAAACATCAAAAGCTTCTTCAGTTTCTAGCCTTATCCAAGTGCCACGAGGAACTGTGTAGTAAACAAA ATCAATCTCTGTATACTATAATGGAGCATGGAGAAAAACTATCGGCAATGGTTCAGCTAAGAGCACTGCAAAATAGTATATCAAGTGTTGCCGTCCACCGCAATTCTAGTACAGAAAAGGAATTTTCTGGTTGTCTTTGGGATCTAATTCAGTTTGTTGGTGAGAGAGCCCGTCGAAATACTGTTCTTCTTATGGACCGGGATAATGCTGAAGTATTCTACAGTAAGGTTTCAGATCTTGAAGAACTATTTTATTGTTTAGACAAACAGTTGGAATATTTAATCAGCACAGACATACCGTTGCTGCTTCAAGTTCAAAGAGCTTGCGAAATATCTAAAGCCTGTGTGACTTTAGTCAACAACGCAATGCAGTACAAAAATGAGCATCATATGTGGTACCCTCCTGTTGAGGGTTTGACATCTTGGTATGGAAGACCTGTGGTAAGAAATGGCCTCTGGCGGATTGCTTCTTTCATGCTTCACTTGCTGAATCAGACTTCTCACCTGGATACATCTACAAAGTTAGAATTCTATTCTAATCTAAAAACGTTGGCTGAGGTTTCACTTGAGGCATATAGTGGTGCTATAACAGCTAAACTTGAGCGTGGAGAAGAACACAGAGGTATACTTGATGAGTACTGGAAAAGAAGAGATACCCTTCTTGAGTCACTTTATCAGCTAGTAAAAAGTTATAATGGAACCATCTCTCAG GAACCAAGTGAAGCAACTGAAAATCAAGATGTAACTGTCTTCAGAAAATTGTCATCAGATTTATTAAGTATTGCTAAAAGGCATGAAGGATACAAAACCCTCTGGAACATGTGCTGTGACCTTGATGATACTGAGCTCCTAAGAAATCTCATG CATGAAAGCATGGGACCGAAAGGAGGTTTTAGTTACTTTGTGTTTAAACAATTGTACGAAGGAAAACTGTATTCCAAGCTTTTAAGACTTGGGGAAGAATTTCAGGAAGAGCTGACTATATTTCTGAAGCAACACAAAGACCTCCTTTGGCTTCATCAAGTATTCCTCCATCAAGTTTCCCCGGCTTCTGAAACCCTTCATGAATTAGCTCTTTCCCAAGATGATACATCTGCAGATGATGACATGGCAGATTCTTCTACATATACGGGTTTGGCTCTGAATGAGAGAAAACGGCTCTTGAATCTCTCAAAAATAGCTGCAGTTGCAg gACAAAATGCTGAGTCTGACGCCAAGCTTAAGCGCATAGAAGCTGATTTGAAGATCATGAAATTACAG GAAGACATCTTGAATCTTCTCCCAGAGAACGACGAAGAGAGGCAAAAAATTGGCAACAACCTTCTATCTCCACTGGATCTTATAGAGTTATGCATAAAGAGCAGCAACCAAATCCGAGAGCTGTCAATTCTTGCTTTCGACGTATTTGCCTGGACGAGTTCCTCCTTCCTTAGCCACAACAGAACCCTTTTAGTCGAGTGCTGGAGGAATGCAATCGAGCAAGACGATTGGCTGAAACTATACCAAGCCTCGGTTCTAGAAGGGTGGAGCGACGAACACACTTTGCAAGTCCTTAGAGAAACCGTTCTGTTTCTGGCATCGTCTAGGTTTTATGGACCCGAAGCCAAAACATTTGAAGGCGGATTTTACGAGACACTTCCTTTAAGAAGAACAGCATCGAtgcaagaaaataataataatacggTTGAAGATATTCTGATGACACATAAAGACTTCCCCGAAGCTGGAAAGTTGATGGTCATGGCAGTTATGCTTGGAACCAAGAGTGATGATGATCGGGTCGGTGAAGAAGAGTTTACGAGTCCGATGGAATGA